One Alicyclobacillus acidoterrestris DNA window includes the following coding sequences:
- the rsmB gene encoding 16S rRNA (cytosine(967)-C(5))-methyltransferase RsmB, whose translation MKDTARSVAFRTLSRVYEDEAFTNVALLHALSDDTLSPRDKALCTEIVYGTVRHQITIDALLQLYIKRKLRDVEQKVLTILRMSVYQLAYLARVPAYAVIDEAVNLAKRHARPASGFVNGVLRSYLRAGGTVEERMEDLLRKRRANDVSALSLRHGFPEWMVRALMDAYGCPRAEAMLAACNDAAPLTVRVNPLKTTRHELKETLAEALHTDVRDGGLSPQALVVPGAVNVENLPAYQTGQCTIQDEAAMLIAPLLGPEPGMHVLDMCAAPGGKTTHIAELMRDEGTIDAYDVYLQKVRMIKAQAERLGLRSIVASLGDGRQFADKQAKYDAVLVDAPCSGLGVMRRRPDIRHRRKPSDILQLVTLQRELLGAAIQATRPGGVIVYATCTLLPEENQQVVDWIQQHAGVSVVVEDIRESVPAMLADDVSGGLTITPERYGTDGFFMARLRKQ comes from the coding sequence ATGAAAGATACCGCGCGTTCTGTCGCATTTCGAACGCTGTCCCGCGTCTATGAAGACGAGGCGTTTACGAATGTCGCATTATTACACGCTCTGTCGGACGACACGTTGTCCCCGCGGGACAAGGCCCTTTGCACGGAAATTGTCTATGGGACGGTACGTCATCAGATTACGATTGACGCACTGCTCCAATTATATATCAAGCGGAAACTGCGGGACGTCGAGCAGAAAGTGCTCACAATCCTTCGGATGAGTGTGTATCAGCTGGCGTATTTGGCGCGTGTTCCAGCGTATGCCGTGATTGACGAAGCGGTCAATCTCGCGAAACGTCACGCGCGCCCCGCCAGCGGTTTTGTCAATGGCGTGTTGCGTTCCTACTTGCGCGCAGGTGGGACGGTGGAGGAGCGGATGGAAGATTTGCTCCGCAAGCGTCGGGCGAACGACGTGTCGGCGCTCAGTTTGCGCCATGGGTTTCCAGAGTGGATGGTTCGCGCGTTGATGGACGCCTATGGGTGCCCACGGGCCGAGGCGATGCTCGCCGCCTGTAATGACGCGGCGCCACTCACGGTTCGAGTGAATCCATTAAAGACGACGCGTCATGAACTGAAAGAGACACTCGCAGAGGCACTGCACACGGATGTTCGGGATGGCGGATTGTCACCACAGGCGCTTGTCGTCCCGGGCGCGGTCAACGTGGAGAACTTACCTGCGTATCAAACGGGTCAATGCACCATTCAGGATGAGGCGGCGATGTTGATTGCGCCACTTTTGGGGCCAGAGCCAGGAATGCATGTTCTGGATATGTGTGCGGCGCCTGGTGGCAAGACGACGCACATTGCCGAATTAATGCGCGATGAGGGCACAATAGATGCATACGACGTGTATCTGCAGAAGGTGCGAATGATTAAGGCGCAGGCCGAGCGTTTGGGGTTGCGAAGCATTGTGGCTTCACTCGGCGATGGACGCCAATTCGCAGACAAACAAGCTAAGTACGACGCGGTCTTGGTCGATGCACCCTGTAGTGGGTTGGGCGTCATGCGCAGGCGACCAGATATTCGCCATCGCCGCAAGCCGTCAGATATTTTGCAGTTGGTGACGCTTCAGCGCGAACTGCTCGGTGCGGCGATTCAAGCGACACGGCCGGGCGGTGTGATTGTCTACGCGACATGCACGCTCTTGCCGGAAGAAAACCAGCAAGTCGTCGATTGGATTCAACAGCATGCAGGTGTATCGGTTGTCGTAGAGGATATTCGCGAGTCGGTTCCGGCTATGCTCGCGGACGATGTGTCAGGCGGTTTGACCATCACGCCCGAGCGGTATGGCACGGATGGATTTTTTATGGCGCGGTTGAGAAAGCAGTAG
- the rlmN gene encoding 23S rRNA (adenine(2503)-C(2))-methyltransferase RlmN, translated as MVHLYDFTLSELTTWMQEEHGEPAYRARQVFEWLYQKRVTTFDEMTNLPKGLRNKLAETCVLGTAAEVTHQQSKVDPTTKFLLGWPDGVTVETVLMQHNYGNSVCVSSQVGCKMGCTFCASTLGGMIRQMRAGEMVEQLLFSQRLLDDKGERVSSVVLMGSGEPMDNYDQVMRFVDIISDAHGLNIGQRHITISTVGLVPGIKRLADEGRPMTLAVSLHAPNDALRSSMMPVNKAYPIAKLMDACHYYNQKTGKRISFEYALVGGKNDSLECAKELADLLRGLPCHVNLIPVNYVPERDVQRTAKKQIYAFWNALQSYGVNATIRREMGHDIAAACGQLRAEHMKERA; from the coding sequence TTGGTACACTTGTATGATTTTACATTGAGCGAACTGACGACGTGGATGCAAGAGGAGCACGGCGAGCCGGCATACCGCGCACGTCAGGTGTTTGAGTGGTTGTATCAGAAGCGCGTGACGACGTTTGACGAGATGACGAATTTGCCGAAAGGCTTGCGCAACAAGCTGGCGGAAACTTGTGTTCTCGGCACGGCGGCGGAAGTGACACATCAACAGTCGAAGGTTGATCCGACGACGAAGTTTTTATTGGGTTGGCCCGACGGCGTCACCGTGGAGACGGTCTTGATGCAGCATAACTACGGCAACAGCGTCTGTGTGTCGTCGCAGGTTGGGTGCAAGATGGGCTGTACGTTTTGTGCGTCCACGCTCGGCGGCATGATTCGCCAGATGCGTGCGGGTGAGATGGTGGAACAGCTGTTGTTCAGCCAGCGGTTGCTCGACGATAAGGGCGAACGCGTGTCGTCGGTTGTATTGATGGGTTCGGGCGAGCCGATGGACAACTACGACCAAGTGATGCGCTTTGTCGACATCATCAGCGATGCGCATGGCTTAAATATCGGCCAGCGCCATATCACCATTTCCACGGTCGGCCTGGTACCTGGCATTAAGCGGTTGGCGGACGAAGGGCGGCCGATGACCTTGGCGGTATCTCTGCACGCGCCAAACGACGCGCTGCGTTCGTCCATGATGCCTGTCAATAAGGCGTATCCAATTGCCAAGCTGATGGATGCATGTCATTATTACAATCAAAAAACAGGCAAGCGAATTAGTTTTGAATATGCATTGGTCGGCGGCAAGAACGACTCGCTCGAGTGCGCAAAGGAACTTGCTGACTTGTTGCGGGGATTGCCTTGCCACGTGAACTTGATTCCGGTCAATTACGTACCGGAGCGCGATGTGCAAAGAACGGCGAAGAAACAGATTTACGCGTTCTGGAATGCCCTTCAGTCGTACGGTGTGAATGCGACAATCCGCCGGGAGATGGGGCACGATATCGCGGCTGCGTGTGGTCAGCTTCGCGCTGAGCATATGAAAG